In Papaver somniferum cultivar HN1 chromosome 1, ASM357369v1, whole genome shotgun sequence, a genomic segment contains:
- the LOC113300649 gene encoding uncharacterized protein LOC113300649 isoform X2 — protein sequence MQSLVAESTDDHNRGVAFGWLQVTGNIGTILGGLLSVLLASTSFMGIAGWRISFHLVEIISVIVGVLVGLFAKDPRFVDKSSTDGSSLAKSVLLTENIGTILGGLLSVLLASTSFMGIAGWRISFHLVAIISVIVGVLVGFFAKDPRFVDKSSTDGSSLAKSVLLEFKELFREAKSVMKISSFQIIVAQGVSGSFPWSALSFAPMWLELIGFTHKQTALLMGMFTVASSIGALFGGKMGDVLSVRFPNAGRIILSQISSGSAIPLAWILLLGFPDDPNTAFKHGLILFIMGLFITWNAAATNNPIFAEIVPEKSRMSIYALDRSFESVLASFAPPVVGLLSQHAFGYKPIPQGSSLSVEVERDRENAASLAKALYTAIAIPMALCCFIYTFLYRTYPKDRDRAKMNALIESEMEQLKSENLPTAGDYSQVQVYEKETVIDLDYGAEEDGLAADESDEKTLLTRE from the exons ATGCAGTCCCTGGTTGCCGAGTCAACTGATGACCATAATCGCGGTGTAGCTTTTGGATGGCTTCAGGTAACGGGAAATATAGGGACAATTCTCGGTGGTCTGCTGTCAGTTCTTCTAGCTTCCACGTCATTCATGGGTATTGCTGGTTGGAGAATTTCGTTCCATCTTGTTGAAATTATTAGTGTAATTGTTGGAGTTTTAGTCGGATTGTTTGCCAAAGACCCTCGGTTTGTAGATAAAAGTAGTACAGATGGTTCAAGTTTAGCAAAATCGGTATTGTTAACGGAAAATATAGGGACAATTCTCGGTGGTCTGCTGTCAGTTCTTCTAGCTTCCACGTCATTCATGGGCATTGCTGGTTGGAGAATTTCGTTCCATCTTGTTGCAATTATTAGTGTAATCGTTGGAGTTTTAGTCGGATTCTTTGCCAAAGACCCTCGGTTTGTAGATAAAAGTAGTACAGATGGTTCAAGTTTAGCAAAATCGGTATTGTTAGAGTTTAAGGAATTGTTTCGAGAAGCGAAATCGGTGATGAAAATTTCATCCTTTCAGATTATTGTAGCACAGGGAGTTAGTGGATCATTTCCATGGTCCGCTTTGTCGTTCGCACCAATGTGGTTGGAACTTATTGGCTTCACTCACAAACAAACAGCACTTCTCATGGGTATGTTTACAGTTGCTAGTTCTATTGGGGCACTTTTCGGAGGAAAGATGGGAGATGTGCTCTCTGTCCGTTTTCCAAACGCAGGGAGGATTATTTTATCTCAGATAAGTTCAGGTTCAGCTATCCCACTTGCATGGATTCTGCTGCTAGGTTTTCCTGATGATCCCAACACTGCATTCAAACACGGCCTAATTTTGTTCATCATGGGTTTGTTCATAACCTGGAATGCTGCGGCTACAAACAA TCCAATATTTGCAGAGATAGTTCCAGAGAAATCTAGAATGAGCATTTATGCTCTGGATCGATCTTTTGAATCTGTGCTAGCATCTTTTGCACCTCCGGTAGTCGGACTTCTGTCACAACATGCTTTTGGTTATAAACCCATTCCTCAAGGATCAAGTCTGTCAGTTGAGGTAGAAAGAGATAGAGAAAATGCTGCATCACTAGCCAAGGCCCTGTACACAGCAATAGCAATTCCGATGGCTCTTTGTTGCTTCATTTACACATTCCTCTATCGTACTTACCCAAAAGATAGAGACCGGGCAAAGATGAACGCGTTGATTGAATCAGAAATGGAGCAGTTAAAGTCGGAAAATCTTCCAACTGCGGGAGACTATTCTCAAGTTCAGGTTTATGAAAAAGAAACTGTGATCGATCTTGATTATGGAGCGGAGGAGGATGGCCTTGCAGCTGATGAGAGTGATGAGAAGACCCTACTTACTCGTGAATAA
- the LOC113300649 gene encoding uncharacterized protein LOC113300649 isoform X1 has translation MLKLKKCMVYSVIPAMQSLVAESTDDHNRGVAFGWLQVTGNIGTILGGLLSVLLASTSFMGIAGWRISFHLVEIISVIVGVLVGLFAKDPRFVDKSSTDGSSLAKSVLLTENIGTILGGLLSVLLASTSFMGIAGWRISFHLVAIISVIVGVLVGFFAKDPRFVDKSSTDGSSLAKSVLLEFKELFREAKSVMKISSFQIIVAQGVSGSFPWSALSFAPMWLELIGFTHKQTALLMGMFTVASSIGALFGGKMGDVLSVRFPNAGRIILSQISSGSAIPLAWILLLGFPDDPNTAFKHGLILFIMGLFITWNAAATNNPIFAEIVPEKSRMSIYALDRSFESVLASFAPPVVGLLSQHAFGYKPIPQGSSLSVEVERDRENAASLAKALYTAIAIPMALCCFIYTFLYRTYPKDRDRAKMNALIESEMEQLKSENLPTAGDYSQVQVYEKETVIDLDYGAEEDGLAADESDEKTLLTRE, from the exons ATGCTAAAGCTTAAGAAATGTATGGTGTACTCAG TTATACCAGCTATGCAGTCCCTGGTTGCCGAGTCAACTGATGACCATAATCGCGGTGTAGCTTTTGGATGGCTTCAGGTAACGGGAAATATAGGGACAATTCTCGGTGGTCTGCTGTCAGTTCTTCTAGCTTCCACGTCATTCATGGGTATTGCTGGTTGGAGAATTTCGTTCCATCTTGTTGAAATTATTAGTGTAATTGTTGGAGTTTTAGTCGGATTGTTTGCCAAAGACCCTCGGTTTGTAGATAAAAGTAGTACAGATGGTTCAAGTTTAGCAAAATCGGTATTGTTAACGGAAAATATAGGGACAATTCTCGGTGGTCTGCTGTCAGTTCTTCTAGCTTCCACGTCATTCATGGGCATTGCTGGTTGGAGAATTTCGTTCCATCTTGTTGCAATTATTAGTGTAATCGTTGGAGTTTTAGTCGGATTCTTTGCCAAAGACCCTCGGTTTGTAGATAAAAGTAGTACAGATGGTTCAAGTTTAGCAAAATCGGTATTGTTAGAGTTTAAGGAATTGTTTCGAGAAGCGAAATCGGTGATGAAAATTTCATCCTTTCAGATTATTGTAGCACAGGGAGTTAGTGGATCATTTCCATGGTCCGCTTTGTCGTTCGCACCAATGTGGTTGGAACTTATTGGCTTCACTCACAAACAAACAGCACTTCTCATGGGTATGTTTACAGTTGCTAGTTCTATTGGGGCACTTTTCGGAGGAAAGATGGGAGATGTGCTCTCTGTCCGTTTTCCAAACGCAGGGAGGATTATTTTATCTCAGATAAGTTCAGGTTCAGCTATCCCACTTGCATGGATTCTGCTGCTAGGTTTTCCTGATGATCCCAACACTGCATTCAAACACGGCCTAATTTTGTTCATCATGGGTTTGTTCATAACCTGGAATGCTGCGGCTACAAACAA TCCAATATTTGCAGAGATAGTTCCAGAGAAATCTAGAATGAGCATTTATGCTCTGGATCGATCTTTTGAATCTGTGCTAGCATCTTTTGCACCTCCGGTAGTCGGACTTCTGTCACAACATGCTTTTGGTTATAAACCCATTCCTCAAGGATCAAGTCTGTCAGTTGAGGTAGAAAGAGATAGAGAAAATGCTGCATCACTAGCCAAGGCCCTGTACACAGCAATAGCAATTCCGATGGCTCTTTGTTGCTTCATTTACACATTCCTCTATCGTACTTACCCAAAAGATAGAGACCGGGCAAAGATGAACGCGTTGATTGAATCAGAAATGGAGCAGTTAAAGTCGGAAAATCTTCCAACTGCGGGAGACTATTCTCAAGTTCAGGTTTATGAAAAAGAAACTGTGATCGATCTTGATTATGGAGCGGAGGAGGATGGCCTTGCAGCTGATGAGAGTGATGAGAAGACCCTACTTACTCGTGAATAA